DNA from Mucilaginibacter mallensis:
ATCGCGTCTTCGCTGCACGCAACCTTACCTGCCGAATATGAACAACGCCTTTCAGCAACACCTGCGGGTAAAAATCATCCGGTCATCAAACTGGAATTTAACGGACATTCGGCCGAAGCGTCCATTTTGTCTGAGGCCAGCAGGATGTTTCAGGTAGATAACAACATTATCAGTGCTCAAATGGATTATACAGGAGGGGTGAAATACGGTGTGATGCTTATAGAGGTTACAGGTAGTAAAAAAGATACGCAAAATTCTCTTGAATATTACCGCAGTAAACATATAGAAGTGGAGGTGTTAGGTTATGTCTGAACCTATGCTTATGATGATTCTACAAGGTTTATGGGAAACCATTGTCATGACTTTCGTGTCCGGTTTTTTTGGCTTTTTGCTAGGATTACCTACGGGAGTATTGCTATTTATGACCCGGAAGGGGCAGGTATCTGAAAGTCGTTTGATAAATGGTGTAGTATCTGTACTTGTAAATATATTTCGGTCCATCCCATTTATTATTCTGATTGTATGGATGATTCCCTTTACCAGGGCATTGGTAGGGACATCTATAGGGGTTCAGGCAGCGCTGGTGCCATTGAGTATTGGCGCCGCGCCTTTTATTGCCAGGATGGTGGAAAATAGTTTGATCGAAATACCAGGTGGGTTAATAGAAGCAGCTCGCTCAATGGGCGCAACCCCATTGCAAATTGTTTTTAAAGTGCTGATTCCTGAAGCGCTGCCTTCCATTATTGGCAGTGCATCAATCACACTTATTACCCTGGTTGGCTATTCAGCAATGGGTGGTGCGGTTGGCGCAGGTGGTTTAGGGCAGATTGGCTACCAGTATGGCTATGTGGGCTATGATGTGGTGGTTATGAATACAGTGCTTGTCCTTTTAGTTTTACTCGTGTTTATTATTCAAGTTGCGGGTGAGTTTATTGCAAAAAAAGTAGACCACCGTAAATAATTTATATAAAAAATGAAAAATTTATCCCTCATTACTATCGTTGTCATATCCCTTGGATTATCAGCATGTGGAAGAAAAACCCAGCCTAATAATTCTAACCATATTAAAGTTGGTGTTGAATCAGGGCCGGAGTACACAGTTGCACAGGCAGCCCAGAAAGTGGCTAAAGAAAAATACGGGCTTGATGTTGACCTGGTTCAATTTAACGACTACGTAATGCCTAACGAGGCCCTGAGTCAGGGTGACATTGATTTAAATGTTTTTCAAAATAAGCCTTATTTGGATGTGCAGGCAAAGCAGCGTGGCTATAAATTTGCTATACTCGGCAATACCTTTGTTTATCCTTTGGCGGGTTATTCCGGAAAGATCAAAAGCATCACGGAGTTGAAAGATGGAAGTACAATTATTATCCCGAATGATCCTACTAATAGCGGAAGATCTTTACTGCTGTTACAAAAAGCCGGTTTAGTAAAACTAAAAGATAATGTAGGCTTGCTGCCAACTGTAAATGATATTGTTGCTAACCCTAAAAGCTTAAAAATCCTGGAACTGGAAGCTCCACAATTGCCAAGAGCGCTCGATGATCAAAAGGTAACTATTGCTATTATTAATAACACTTTTGCAGGTCCGGCGGGCCTTGTAGCTAAACGGGATGGATTATTTGTTGAGGATGAAAAATCTCCTTATGTAAATATCATCGTTTCAAGGGAAGATAATAAAGATCAGGATAACGTGAAGAAATTCGTAAAGTCCTATCAATCTCCCGAAGTTGCAGCTGCTGCTGAAATAGCATTTAAAGGCGGGGCAATTAAAGGCTGGTGATAGACAATTAACAGGAGTTTTAGATCGGAGTTTCACATGAACTTCTATAACTTTCCGAATATTATAAAATAAAGGTTCATTATAAGTTTACTAGCTCTAAAACTATTTGGGGAACGTTAATTAAGATTATGAAATTAAAATACATCATTATCCTTAGCGCCACTATGTTGTTCCCATGCCCAAAATAAACAAAAAAGATGTTTGACAATTAAAAGGCTGTAAATTCGAATGCTTAAATTGCGAGTAAATAATCCTACTAACAAACTGTTTGGCGGCTAGCCAGACGAAAAAATAAATTAATTCCTCATTATGGCAGGTATTATTGATCTTATAGGCAATACGCCCCTTATTAAATTAACCAGGCTCAACACAAATCCGGATGTGGAAATTTATGCCAAGCTGGAAGGTAATAATCCAGGAGGTAGTGTGAAAGACCGCGCTGCTCTCAACATGATTCGGAGCGCTATAGAACTCGGTGAAATAAAGCCCGGCACTAAACTAATAGAAGCTACAAGTGGTAATACCGGAATAGCCCTCGCTATGATCGCCAGCCTTTACAGCCTTGAAATTGAACTGGTAATGCCATCAAACTCGACGCGGGAGCGCACACTTACAATGGAAGCTTTTGGTGCCAAGGTGACTTTGCTAGATAGTATCGAAGCTTGCCGCGATTATGCAGAGGGAAAAGGAGCAACGAATGGATATTACCTGCTTAACCAATTTGCTAATCCGGATAATTACCTGGCACACTACAAAACAACGGGGCCTGAGATATGGCGTGATACGGAAGGCAAAATCACGCATTTTGTCAGTGCAATGGGTACAACGGGTACAATCATGGGATGTTCAAAATTCTTAAAGGAGCAAAATACAGCTATACAAATCGTAGGTTGCCAGCCTACGGAAGACGCCTCTATACCAGGGATCCGCCGCTGGCCCGAGGCTTATCTACCAAAGATATTTGATCCGAATCGTGTAGATCATATCACCGATATCAGCGAAACCGATGCTATAGAAACCGCTCGCGCACTGGCTAAGGTGGAAGGTATATTCGCCGGGATGAGCTCGGGTGGTGCTTGTTACGCAGCACTTAAATTGGCTGAAGAACTAACATCTGGCGTTATTGTATTCATCGCTTGCGATAGGGGCGACCGATATTTGAGCAGTAACCTCTTCGGATAGCTAAAGTATCTATACAAGGCATAAAAATAACCTCATACTATATTTGCCCGGAACCAATTTTACTCAGTTTCGTATTGTTTGCGTTACGATAGATAAAAGAAGGTTTAATACTACTAAATCTATAGATTTTTATATGTTTGTAGAGAGCGTTAACTATATTTCAAAACTTTTAGTAATTGACTTTAAATAATTTTATCTATGAGGGATAATAATTTGGACGATTTCATAGCGCTTCTTCATCAAACGCATAAAATGGAATGGGAAGCTACACCCAAAACAAAGGAGTGTGTGGCCTGGCTTTCTGATCTGTTCGAATTTCTATTTCCCAATAACCAAGCCAATAAATTATCTATTTATAGCGGGCAACTTAAAAAGAACCAAATCGATCTGATAAATATTTTGTTAAGTTACCTTGATGCAAACGATATTAGCATAGAAGACGCTGTAAATTCCTTTTACGATTCGCTGAAGGAAATCTATCTTGACCTGCGCCAGGACGCAACTATGATATACGAAAAAGATCCGGCGGCTATCAGCATACATGAAGTAATCGTTTCCTACCCCGGTTTTTATGCCATTGCGGTTTATCGCATTGCTCATAGGTTAACCCAATTGGCAATACCAATTTTACCCCGAATTTTATGCGAATATGCACACGGTAAAACGGGTGTCGATATACATCCAAAAGCCAAAATAGGCGTACCTTTCTGCATAGATCACGGTACCGGGATAGTTATAGGTGCAACAAGTATAATAGGTAAAAATGTAACTATTTATCAAGGTGTAACCATAGGAGCATTGCAGGTGAGTAAACAACTTTCCGAAACAAAAAGGCACCCAACGGTAGAGGATAACGTGATTATTTACGCTCGGAGTACCATATTAGGTGGCCAAACTGTTATCGGCCATGGCAGTGTGATCGGTGGTAGCGTTTTCCTTGCTAAAAGTGTTCAGCCTTATTCACATGTTTTTAATACGCATCAGTTGCGGATTGAAGTAAAAGAACAATTATAGTAGTGCTGTTGCTCCCGTATATAGATCGCATCACCTTTTAACCATCAATACCTAATCCTTCAACGTCATACTTATGTGCCGAAACTGACAGTACAGGGTCAGAGTTCGTGGTTTTCTGAAATATCCGGCAAAGAGTGCCTGTTAAAAAATCAATTAAAATCTATAAAATCTATAGGAATTGTAGAATTAAAAAATAATTATATATTTGTCACAGAAATTTTACGCGCATGACTTCGCCTACCATTAAAGGTTTATCACAATCTCAACAATCACTTTTCACATTCAAAGTGATAAAAATGTTTTGTTGTTGTTAGCAACAAGGATCCCTCAATCTCTTTTATTTAACGGCTGATTTTAAAGATAGATTTATTCAATCGGTCTTTTATAATGCACAGACGCAATCTTTAAACAATTTAAATTTATTGGTATGAAATAGAATTTACAAAAAATGGACCGGCAAGGTAGCCTTGCCGGTCCATTCATGGAAGATCAGTCGTAACGCCAATCACTAAACTGAATTCCCTAAGTTTCAATTAACGAATTATCATTAACACAAAACCATATCAAAGATAATGCAATTATTTATACGTAAAAAACAGGTGCCTGCCTTATCAAGGCTATTATTAAGTTTTATCATTCTTTTCACAGCATATGGCGCTTCGGCCCAATCAATATTAAAAGGCAAAATTTCCGACCCACAGGGAGCGCCGCTGGTAGGCGCCACTATTAAGACCGATGAAAGTGGTGGAACAAGTTCTGATGCAAACGGAGCATATTCAGCAAAAGTGACTAATGGCAAACATAAATTAACTTTTTCGTTTACCGGATTTGAAACCATAGTACT
Protein-coding regions in this window:
- the metI gene encoding methionine ABC transporter permease MetI, with the translated sequence MMILQGLWETIVMTFVSGFFGFLLGLPTGVLLFMTRKGQVSESRLINGVVSVLVNIFRSIPFIILIVWMIPFTRALVGTSIGVQAALVPLSIGAAPFIARMVENSLIEIPGGLIEAARSMGATPLQIVFKVLIPEALPSIIGSASITLITLVGYSAMGGAVGAGGLGQIGYQYGYVGYDVVVMNTVLVLLVLLVFIIQVAGEFIAKKVDHRK
- the metQ gene encoding methionine ABC transporter substrate-binding lipoprotein MetQ, translated to MKNLSLITIVVISLGLSACGRKTQPNNSNHIKVGVESGPEYTVAQAAQKVAKEKYGLDVDLVQFNDYVMPNEALSQGDIDLNVFQNKPYLDVQAKQRGYKFAILGNTFVYPLAGYSGKIKSITELKDGSTIIIPNDPTNSGRSLLLLQKAGLVKLKDNVGLLPTVNDIVANPKSLKILELEAPQLPRALDDQKVTIAIINNTFAGPAGLVAKRDGLFVEDEKSPYVNIIVSREDNKDQDNVKKFVKSYQSPEVAAAAEIAFKGGAIKGW
- the cysM gene encoding cysteine synthase CysM, translating into MAGIIDLIGNTPLIKLTRLNTNPDVEIYAKLEGNNPGGSVKDRAALNMIRSAIELGEIKPGTKLIEATSGNTGIALAMIASLYSLEIELVMPSNSTRERTLTMEAFGAKVTLLDSIEACRDYAEGKGATNGYYLLNQFANPDNYLAHYKTTGPEIWRDTEGKITHFVSAMGTTGTIMGCSKFLKEQNTAIQIVGCQPTEDASIPGIRRWPEAYLPKIFDPNRVDHITDISETDAIETARALAKVEGIFAGMSSGGACYAALKLAEELTSGVIVFIACDRGDRYLSSNLFG
- a CDS encoding serine O-acetyltransferase, whose amino-acid sequence is MRDNNLDDFIALLHQTHKMEWEATPKTKECVAWLSDLFEFLFPNNQANKLSIYSGQLKKNQIDLINILLSYLDANDISIEDAVNSFYDSLKEIYLDLRQDATMIYEKDPAAISIHEVIVSYPGFYAIAVYRIAHRLTQLAIPILPRILCEYAHGKTGVDIHPKAKIGVPFCIDHGTGIVIGATSIIGKNVTIYQGVTIGALQVSKQLSETKRHPTVEDNVIIYARSTILGGQTVIGHGSVIGGSVFLAKSVQPYSHVFNTHQLRIEVKEQL